TGAGATCATGAAGCTCTGCTCTTCTCCAAATTTAGTGTAAGATCGATCATGAGTGCCGATTCACTTAAACCGGCAGAATCCTGCAGCACTGCACCACATGTTCCATTCCATTGACTTGGATGGTAACTTTCATGCCCGGGCACCTCCTCCGGAACTCATCGATATGCCGGCTCTCTTGCATGCAAAACCAACCGCCTGCTCTCTGGTTTCCACCACCACTCGTCTCTTTACCTCTGTCCTCCCTCCCCACCATACTAATTCCCCGTGCCTTCTGCTGCTACGGAGAGCAGAACAGGTCCTTTTCTATGCCACGGCCCCACAAGATCTTTAAAATAATTAGATAAAACCCATCAATTCCCGAATAGATATTATTTATACCTCCATAAAACCTGCACCCGACGCTCCCCACTTCCCCCGAGAGTTCAACAGAggcgagagacagagagagagagagtaatggcGTCTCTCTACTGCCGCCGCCACCGTCAGCTCCTCCTTATCTTCCTCGTCCATACTATCGGGTCattggcggcggcggaggaggcgctGGAGGCTGACGCCCTCCTCGCGCTCAAAGCGGCCGTCTCAGACCCCTCTGACGCTCTCTCTGCCTGGAACAACTCCGCCTCTGGTGGCCATTGCTCCTGGCCGGGCGTCGCCTGCGACCCCCTGCGGGGCTTCGTCGTCTCCCTCGACCTTACTGGCTTCAACCTTTCCGGCACGCTTTCCCTGGCCGTCGTCCGCCTCCGCCACCTCCTGAACCTCTCTGCAGCCTCCAACTCCCTCTCCGGTCCCATCCCCGCTGAGCTCTCCCGCCTCTCCAACCTCCGCCATCTCAACCTCTCCAACAACCTTTTCAATGGCTCCTTCCCCTCCGCCATCGTTCGCCTTAAGAACCTCCTCGTTCTCGACATCTACAACAACAACCTCACAGGGCCCCTCCCCGCCGAGGTCTCCGAGCTCCCCAACCTCCGCCACCTCCATCTCGGCGGCAACTTCTTCTCCGGCGTCATCCCGCCGGTGTTCGGCCGCTGGGAGTTCCTCGAGTACCTCGCTGTCTCTGGCAACGAGCTCGGTGGCCCCATTCCGCCGGAGCTCGGCAATCTCACCCGCCTCCGCCAGCTTTATTTGGGCTACTTCAACAACTTCGAGGGTGGCATCCCGCCAGAGATCGGTGGCCTCCCGGAGCTCGTTCGCCTCGACATGGCCAACTGCGGACTCACCGGCGAGATTCCGCCGGAGCTCGGCAACCTCCAGAACCTCGACACGCTCTTCCTCCAGGTGAACGGTCTCTCCGGAAGACTACCGGCGGAGCTCGGCCGCCTCCGCAGCCTCAAGTCCATGGATCTTTCCAACAACGCTCTCACCGGCGAGATTCCCTCCTCCTTCGCCGACTTGCAGAACCTGACTCTGCTTAACCTGTTCCGAAACAAACTCCACGGGTCGATTCCGGAATTCGTCGGCGACCTGCCGGCGCTGGAGGTGCTCCAGCTCTGGGAGAACAACTTCACCGGTGGGATACCCCGACGGCTCGGCCAGAGCGGACGGCTCCAGATCGTAGACCTCTCGTCGAACAAGCTAACCGGGACTCTGCCGCCGGACCTCTGCTTCGGCAACAAGCTGCAAACGCTCATCGCCCTCGGTAACTTTCTCTTCGGCCCTATACCGGAGACCCTTGGCCGGTGCGAATCACTCGGTCGGATCCGGATGGGGGAGAACTATCTCAACGGATCGATTCCTCATGGACTCTTCAGCTTGCCCAAGCTCTCCCAGCTCGAGCTCCAGGACAATCTCCTCACTGGCGGGTTCCCAGACACCGGCGCCGCTGCCATCTCGCCGGACCTCGGACAGATTAGCCTCTCCAACAATCGTCTCTCGGGGCCGTTGCCACCGTCCATCGGCAACCTTACTGGCCTCCAGAAGCTCCTGTTGAACCAGAATCAGTTCTCTGGCCGTATACCGCCCGAGATGGGGAGGCTGCAACAGCTGTCCAAGTTGGATTTCAGCGGCAACCGGTTTTCTGGCCCGATAGCGCCCGAAATCAGCCGGTGCAAGCTTCTAACTTTTGTGGACCTCAGCAGGAACGAGCTCTCCGGTGAGCTCCCACCGGAGATTGCCGGAATGCGGATCTTGAACTACCTGAACTTATCAAGGAACCAACTCGAAGGGAGCATTCCGGCTTCCATCGCCACGATGCAGAGCCTCACGGCGGTCGATTTCTCGTACAATAATCTCTCCGGCCTCGTCCCTGGTACCGGCCAGTTCAGTTACTTTAACGCGAGCTCGTTCGTCGGCAATCCCGAGCTCTGCGGGCCGTACCTCGGCCCCTGTAGCTCCGTGACCAATGGCGACGGCTCCACTCATGCAAGGGGGTCACTCCCGGCCTCCTCAAAGCTGCTGTTGGTTATCGGCCTCCTCATCTGTTCCGTTGCCTTCGCCATGGCCGCCATCATCAAAGCGCGATCTCTGAAAAAGGCAAGCGATGCCCGAGCGTGGAAGCTCACTGCATTCCAGCGTCTCGACTTCACCTGCGACGACGTCTTGGACTGCCTGAAGGAGGAGAACATCATCGGAAAAGGCGGGGCCGGCATCGTGTACAAGGGCATCATGCCCAACGGCGAACGAGTCGCTGTGAAGCGGCTCCCGGCGATGAGCCACGGCACGTCGCATGACCATGGATTCTCGGCCGAGATACAGACTCTGGGAAGGATTCGGCACCGCCACATTGTCAGGCTACTGGGTTTCTGCTCGAACCACG
Above is a genomic segment from Musa acuminata AAA Group cultivar baxijiao chromosome BXJ3-4, Cavendish_Baxijiao_AAA, whole genome shotgun sequence containing:
- the LOC135635677 gene encoding leucine-rich repeat receptor-like serine/threonine-protein kinase BAM1, with the translated sequence MASLYCRRHRQLLLIFLVHTIGSLAAAEEALEADALLALKAAVSDPSDALSAWNNSASGGHCSWPGVACDPLRGFVVSLDLTGFNLSGTLSLAVVRLRHLLNLSAASNSLSGPIPAELSRLSNLRHLNLSNNLFNGSFPSAIVRLKNLLVLDIYNNNLTGPLPAEVSELPNLRHLHLGGNFFSGVIPPVFGRWEFLEYLAVSGNELGGPIPPELGNLTRLRQLYLGYFNNFEGGIPPEIGGLPELVRLDMANCGLTGEIPPELGNLQNLDTLFLQVNGLSGRLPAELGRLRSLKSMDLSNNALTGEIPSSFADLQNLTLLNLFRNKLHGSIPEFVGDLPALEVLQLWENNFTGGIPRRLGQSGRLQIVDLSSNKLTGTLPPDLCFGNKLQTLIALGNFLFGPIPETLGRCESLGRIRMGENYLNGSIPHGLFSLPKLSQLELQDNLLTGGFPDTGAAAISPDLGQISLSNNRLSGPLPPSIGNLTGLQKLLLNQNQFSGRIPPEMGRLQQLSKLDFSGNRFSGPIAPEISRCKLLTFVDLSRNELSGELPPEIAGMRILNYLNLSRNQLEGSIPASIATMQSLTAVDFSYNNLSGLVPGTGQFSYFNASSFVGNPELCGPYLGPCSSVTNGDGSTHARGSLPASSKLLLVIGLLICSVAFAMAAIIKARSLKKASDARAWKLTAFQRLDFTCDDVLDCLKEENIIGKGGAGIVYKGIMPNGERVAVKRLPAMSHGTSHDHGFSAEIQTLGRIRHRHIVRLLGFCSNHETNLLVYEYMPNGSLGEVLHGKKGGHLLWDTRYKIAVEAAKGLCYLHHDCSPLILHRDVKSNNILLDSNFEAHVADFGLAKFLQDSGTSECMSAIAGSYGYIAPEYAYTLKVDEKSDVYSFGVVLLELVTGRKPVGEFGEGIDIVQWVRRMTGCNKEGVLEIVDPRLPTVPLDEVMHVFYVAMLCVEEQSVERPTMREVVQILTDLPNPARKQGEDREAATKEQQQAAEKPPPPDLLSI